The genomic window GAATACCCTTGCCCAGTGCCACAATTGGACGCCATTCGCGGGTTTGCAGGTGCCCTACAACCTGCTCCAGCGTGATATCGAGCGGGAACTGCTGCCGATGGCCGAGGCGTTCGGAATGAGCGTCACGACTTGGGCGCCGCTGGCACAGGGCGTGCTGTCCGGTGTCGCGGGACGACGCTCCGATCCGGCCGAACGCACCGAACGCGAGCGGGCCGCTGCCGCCGCCGTCGGCGAAGTCGCGGCCGAACTGGGTGTGCCCGCGGCTCAGGTGGCGATCGCGTGGACGCGGCACCGTTCGGCCGCCGTGCTACCGATCATCGGCGTGAGCAGCGCCACGCAACTCGCCGCGAACCTGGCCGCGGTCGAGTTGGTGTTGCCCGCGGACGCCGTGCACACCCTGGAGGCGGCCGTGCCGTTCGAGCTCGGATTCCCTGGCGACTTCATCGCCGAATGCGACGAGTCCCCGTTCGTTTACGGCGACGCCGCGACCAAGGTCGGGCCGATCAGCCGGTAGGTGTCCTGCGGGTGCCGGGCCACCGAAAGTGCCCTTGCCAGTGCCGAATTGAGGATATAGGTTTGCCTTACCTAACTAAATTCCATGGAGGTAGGGCATGGCCGAACTGTTCATCGATGCCACCGCGCAAGCCGAACTCGTCCGCAGGGGTGAGGTGTCACCCGCGGAGTTGGTCGAGGAGGCGATCGCGCGCATCGAAGGTCTCAACCCGCAGATCAACGCGGTCATCGCGACGCGGTTCGACAAGGCCCGCGCCGAGGCGAAACGGGCCGCCGGCCCCTTCGAGGGCGTGCCTTATGTGCTCAAGGATCTGACTTTGACATCGGCGGACGACCCGTACGCGGCGGGGATGTCGGCGCTGAAGAAGGCCGGGTACCGGGCCGCGCGCGACTCCTACTTCGTCGAGCGCATGCGCGAGGCCGGGTTCGTGCTGCTCGGCAAGGCCAGTACGCCCGAGCTCGGGTTGCCCTGCACGACAGAGCCGGTCGCGTGGGGTCCGACCCGCAACCCCTGGGATTTGTCCCGATCCGTGGGTGGTTCCAGCGGCGGGTCGGCCGCGGCGGTCGCCTCCGGCATGGTGGCCATCGCTCACGCCAGCGACGGGGGCGGCTCGATCCGCATCCCAGCCAGTGCGTGTGGTGTCGTCGGGCTGCGGCCCAGCCGCGGTCGAGTGTCCCAGGGGCCCACCGCCAACGAGGTCTGGCACGGGCTCGCGGTGGAGCTGGCTGTCACGCGCACCGTGCGGGACACCGCCGCCGTGCTGGACATCGTCAGTGGTCGCCGCACCGGGGATGTCTACACCGCGCCCGCGCCCGAACGCCCGTTCACCCGCGAGGTCGGCGCCGACCCCGGGCGGTTGCGCATCGGCGTCTTGGCCGAGGATCCGACCGGGCAGACCGTCGTCGACCGGCAGCACGCGGACGCCGTGCAGTCGGCCGCGGCGACGCTTGCCGAACTCGGCCACCAAGTGGCCGAAGGATTTCCACCCGCCCTGCGCGACATCCCCGCGGACGCGTTCATCCCGTGCGCCGCCGCGCTGACCGTCGCCGAACTCGACCACTACGGCAAGCTGATCGGTAGGCCGCTCACCGAGGACGACGTCGAGCCCGGTACGTGGGCGATCGCCGAATTGGGTCGCACCATCCCCGCCACGAGTTACGTGGCGGGACTCGCCGGCTTACGCGCCGCGGGCGCCGCGATCGAACGTTGGTGGGCGGACGACGACTGGGACCTACTGCTGACGCCGACCATCCCGCGCGCGCTTCCGCCGCTCGGCACGCTGGCTTCCACCAAGGAGAACCCGATTCCGGCAG from Nocardia iowensis includes these protein-coding regions:
- a CDS encoding aldo/keto reductase, which encodes MMRYRLFGRTGLRVSELVLGTMTLDDAAEYKRVLDTFADAGGNFLDTASAYGASEELLGAVLDRRDRFVIGTKYTLTRDAADPNAAGNHRKNLVLSLEQSLRRLRTDYVDVYWVHVWDRLTPIEETLRALDDAVRAGKVLHIGISDAPAWVVAQANTLAQCHNWTPFAGLQVPYNLLQRDIERELLPMAEAFGMSVTTWAPLAQGVLSGVAGRRSDPAERTERERAAAAAVGEVAAELGVPAAQVAIAWTRHRSAAVLPIIGVSSATQLAANLAAVELVLPADAVHTLEAAVPFELGFPGDFIAECDESPFVYGDAATKVGPISR
- a CDS encoding amidase, whose translation is MAELFIDATAQAELVRRGEVSPAELVEEAIARIEGLNPQINAVIATRFDKARAEAKRAAGPFEGVPYVLKDLTLTSADDPYAAGMSALKKAGYRAARDSYFVERMREAGFVLLGKASTPELGLPCTTEPVAWGPTRNPWDLSRSVGGSSGGSAAAVASGMVAIAHASDGGGSIRIPASACGVVGLRPSRGRVSQGPTANEVWHGLAVELAVTRTVRDTAAVLDIVSGRRTGDVYTAPAPERPFTREVGADPGRLRIGVLAEDPTGQTVVDRQHADAVQSAAATLAELGHQVAEGFPPALRDIPADAFIPCAAALTVAELDHYGKLIGRPLTEDDVEPGTWAIAELGRTIPATSYVAGLAGLRAAGAAIERWWADDDWDLLLTPTIPRALPPLGTLASTKENPIPAEGFAYATFTMPYNVSGQPAISLPLSQSAEGLPIGVQLVAAYGREDLLLRVAAQLEAAMPWADRLPPVRAAS